Proteins from a genomic interval of Corynebacterium deserti GIMN1.010:
- a CDS encoding polyribonucleotide nucleotidyltransferase: MSDVKYFEDTEFGLIEAVATIDNGDFGTRTIRFETGQLARQADGAVTTYLDDETMLLATTTASNQPREGFDFFPLTVDVEERMYAAGRIPGSFFRREGRPSTEAILACRLIDRPLRPTFVKGLRNEVQIVVTVMSMNPEDFYDVVAINGASAATRISGLPVSGAVGGVRMALVVDEKHPEGQWVAFPTHAQHQQSVFEIVVAGRLVERKRGNKTFSDVAVMMVEAGASENVVNRVAEGAPAPTEKIVSEGLEAAKPFIDILCRAQEGLAQRVGKATKEFPLFPAYTDEVFTAVERKVSKKLGKLLTIKGKQERDDATNAYMEEIEAELLPKFEANYDSEAEASKEIRAAYNAVMKAIVRRMILTDHFRIDGRGITDIRDLAVEVELVPRAHGSSLFERGETQILGVTTLDMLKMEQQIDSLAPGDAKRYIHHYNFPPYSTGETGRVGSPKRREIGHGALAERAVLPVIPSREEFPYAIRQVSEALGSNGSTSMGSVCASTLSLYNAGVPLKAPVAGIAMGLVSGDIDGKTEYVALTDILGAEDAFGDMDFKVAGTADFITALQLDTKLDGIPSKVLSDALEQARDARITILNTMADVINGPDEMSKFAPRITTVKIPVSKIGELIGPKGKNINALTEETGANISIEDDGTVFISAADGASAEAAIEKINALANPQLPKVGERFLGSVVKTTAFGAFVSLLPGRDGLVHISKLGNGKRVEKVDDVVKVGEKIQVEIADIDNRGKISLVPVVEED; this comes from the coding sequence ATGAGCGATGTAAAGTACTTCGAAGACACCGAATTTGGCCTGATTGAGGCCGTCGCAACCATTGACAATGGTGACTTCGGAACCCGCACCATCCGTTTTGAAACCGGCCAACTAGCCCGCCAGGCTGATGGTGCAGTGACCACCTACCTCGACGATGAGACCATGCTGCTGGCTACCACCACTGCATCAAACCAGCCACGTGAGGGCTTCGACTTCTTCCCACTCACCGTTGACGTCGAAGAGCGTATGTACGCTGCAGGTCGCATCCCCGGCTCATTCTTCCGCCGTGAGGGACGCCCATCTACCGAGGCGATTCTTGCCTGCCGTTTGATTGACCGCCCATTGCGCCCAACTTTCGTTAAGGGTCTGCGCAATGAAGTTCAGATCGTGGTCACCGTCATGTCCATGAACCCTGAGGACTTCTACGACGTCGTCGCTATCAATGGTGCATCCGCAGCAACCCGTATCTCTGGTCTTCCAGTATCCGGCGCTGTCGGTGGCGTTCGCATGGCACTCGTTGTTGATGAGAAGCACCCAGAAGGCCAGTGGGTTGCTTTCCCAACTCACGCACAACACCAACAATCCGTCTTTGAGATCGTTGTTGCTGGTCGCCTGGTCGAGCGAAAGCGCGGAAACAAGACTTTCTCTGACGTTGCCGTCATGATGGTGGAAGCTGGCGCTTCTGAGAACGTCGTGAACCGCGTTGCCGAAGGTGCTCCAGCACCTACAGAAAAGATCGTGTCTGAAGGTCTCGAAGCCGCTAAGCCATTCATCGACATCCTGTGCCGCGCACAGGAAGGTCTCGCGCAGCGCGTTGGCAAGGCAACCAAGGAATTCCCGCTCTTCCCTGCATACACCGATGAGGTGTTCACCGCTGTTGAGCGCAAGGTGTCCAAGAAGCTGGGCAAGCTGCTCACGATCAAGGGCAAGCAAGAGCGTGACGACGCCACCAATGCCTACATGGAAGAGATTGAAGCAGAACTCCTTCCTAAGTTCGAAGCCAACTACGACTCCGAGGCAGAGGCATCCAAGGAAATTCGTGCAGCATACAACGCTGTCATGAAGGCTATTGTCCGACGCATGATCCTCACCGATCACTTCCGCATCGACGGCCGTGGCATCACTGACATCCGCGATCTGGCAGTTGAAGTTGAGCTCGTTCCACGTGCACACGGATCCTCCCTGTTCGAACGTGGCGAGACCCAGATCCTCGGTGTCACAACCTTGGATATGCTCAAGATGGAACAGCAAATTGACTCCCTGGCACCAGGTGATGCAAAGCGCTACATCCACCACTACAACTTCCCTCCATACTCCACCGGTGAAACCGGTCGCGTTGGATCACCAAAGCGCCGCGAAATCGGCCACGGTGCACTCGCAGAGCGCGCAGTTTTGCCAGTGATCCCATCCCGCGAAGAGTTCCCATACGCCATCCGTCAGGTCTCTGAGGCACTGGGTTCCAACGGCTCCACCTCCATGGGTTCTGTCTGTGCATCCACCTTGTCCCTGTACAACGCTGGTGTGCCACTGAAGGCTCCAGTTGCAGGTATTGCCATGGGACTTGTCTCCGGTGACATTGATGGCAAGACCGAGTACGTTGCACTTACCGACATCCTCGGTGCAGAAGATGCCTTCGGCGACATGGACTTCAAGGTTGCCGGCACCGCGGACTTCATCACCGCACTGCAGCTGGACACCAAACTTGATGGTATCCCATCCAAGGTGCTGTCCGACGCCCTTGAGCAGGCTCGCGATGCCCGAATCACCATCCTGAACACCATGGCTGATGTCATTAACGGTCCAGATGAGATGAGCAAGTTTGCGCCTCGAATCACCACCGTGAAGATCCCTGTCTCCAAGATCGGTGAACTCATCGGACCTAAGGGCAAGAACATCAATGCCCTTACCGAGGAGACCGGCGCAAACATCTCCATTGAAGATGACGGCACCGTGTTCATCTCTGCAGCTGATGGTGCATCCGCTGAGGCTGCGATCGAAAAGATCAACGCACTGGCTAACCCACAGTTGCCTAAGGTTGGCGAGCGATTCCTTGGATCCGTTGTCAAGACCACTGCATTCGGCGCCTTCGTCTCCTTGCTACCAGGTCGCGACGGCTTGGTTCACATCTCTAAGCTGGGCAACGGCAAGCGCGTGGAAAAGGTCGACGACGTTGTTAAGGTCGGAGAGAAGATCCAGGTCGAAATTGCTGATATCGACAACCGTGGCAAGATTTCCCTTGTCCCAGTAGTCGAAGAGGACTAG
- the rpsO gene encoding 30S ribosomal protein S15, producing MALTTEQKKSILSEYGLHETDTGSPEAQIALLTNRINNLTEHLKFHKHDHHSRRGLLLLVGRRRGLLKYLADNNVDRYRDLIARLGLRR from the coding sequence ATGGCTCTGACTACTGAGCAGAAGAAGTCCATCCTTTCCGAGTACGGTCTGCACGAGACTGACACCGGATCCCCAGAGGCACAGATCGCGTTGCTGACCAACCGTATCAACAACCTCACCGAGCACCTCAAGTTCCACAAGCACGATCACCACTCTCGTCGTGGTCTGCTCCTGCTCGTTGGTCGCCGCCGTGGCCTGCTGAAGTACCTGGCAGACAACAACGTTGACCGTTACCGTGACCTGATCGCACGCCTCGGTTTGCGTCGATAA
- a CDS encoding nucleoside hydrolase — protein MTKKAILDLDTGIDDALALAYALGSPELEVIGVTTTYGNVLLETGAANDLALLELFGAPEVPVYLGEPHAQTKDGFEVLDISAFIHGQNGIGEVSLPIAAAAPKPGAVDFLIDSVKEHGDNLVIIATGPMTNLSAAIAKDATFADNARIVIMGGALTVPGNVSPWAEANINQDPDAANDLFRSGADVTMIGLDVTLQTLLTKEHTAQWRELGTPAAIALADMTDYYIKAYETTAPHLGGCGLHDPLAVGVAVDPSLVTLLPINLKVDVEGETRGRTIGDEVRLNDAVRTSRAAVAVDVDRFLTEFMTRIGRLAAAS, from the coding sequence ATGACCAAAAAAGCCATCTTGGATCTGGACACAGGCATCGACGATGCCCTCGCACTTGCCTACGCACTCGGCTCACCTGAGCTTGAGGTCATCGGCGTCACCACCACCTATGGCAATGTATTGCTAGAAACCGGCGCAGCCAATGATCTCGCATTGCTCGAGCTCTTCGGTGCACCTGAGGTTCCTGTGTACCTGGGCGAGCCACACGCACAGACCAAAGACGGTTTTGAGGTTTTGGACATTTCCGCCTTCATCCATGGCCAAAACGGAATCGGCGAAGTCTCCTTGCCCATTGCAGCTGCGGCACCCAAGCCAGGCGCGGTTGATTTCCTCATCGATTCCGTCAAGGAGCACGGCGATAACCTCGTCATCATTGCGACTGGCCCTATGACCAACCTCTCTGCAGCGATCGCTAAGGATGCTACATTTGCCGACAACGCACGCATCGTCATCATGGGTGGTGCCTTGACTGTTCCTGGCAACGTCAGCCCTTGGGCAGAGGCCAACATCAACCAAGACCCTGATGCAGCCAACGATCTTTTCCGTTCCGGCGCAGATGTCACCATGATCGGCCTCGACGTCACCCTGCAAACCTTGCTTACCAAGGAACACACCGCACAGTGGCGTGAACTAGGTACCCCAGCAGCCATCGCGCTGGCTGATATGACCGACTACTACATCAAGGCCTACGAAACCACCGCACCTCACCTTGGTGGCTGTGGCCTTCATGACCCACTTGCTGTCGGCGTCGCGGTTGATCCAAGCTTGGTCACCTTGCTGCCTATAAACCTCAAAGTCGATGTCGAGGGCGAGACCCGTGGTCGCACCATTGGTGATGAGGTTCGCCTCAACGACGCCGTGCGCACCTCTCGCGCAGCGGTTGCCGTTGATGTGGATCGCTTCCTCACCGAATTCATGACTCGCATCGGACGCCTCGCAGCCGCATCCTAA
- a CDS encoding bifunctional riboflavin kinase/FAD synthetase: protein MDIWRGLDNVPADLKGSVVTIGVFDGLHRGHQSLITQAKKQSVERGVPCVMVTFDPHPIAVFLPGQQPTKLATLDYRLNLAAEMGVDAALVIDFTKELAGLSPEEYFRTMLVERLHAQLVVVGENFTFGVNGSGTDETMRALGKQYGVDVTIAPLLHDDNQRICSTLVRNFLDKGEIENANCALGRRYAVRGEVVRGAGRGGKELGYPTANLYLPTSVALPADGVYAGWFTITDDREIDKEISRDIDGDMVPGVRYPTAISVGTNPTFGDERRSVEAFVMDREADLYGHHVMVEFVGHLRDMVKFNGVDELLDAMARDVSNARDILAKDQALIDAETQPHR from the coding sequence GTGGATATTTGGCGTGGATTAGATAACGTTCCGGCTGATCTTAAAGGATCTGTGGTGACCATTGGTGTGTTTGATGGACTTCACCGAGGTCATCAAAGCCTGATCACACAGGCGAAAAAGCAGAGCGTTGAGCGCGGTGTGCCGTGTGTAATGGTGACATTTGATCCACATCCCATCGCCGTCTTTTTGCCTGGTCAGCAGCCGACGAAGCTCGCCACCTTGGATTATCGCCTGAATTTGGCAGCTGAGATGGGTGTGGATGCAGCGTTGGTTATTGATTTCACCAAAGAGCTTGCAGGGTTGAGCCCGGAGGAGTATTTCCGCACCATGCTGGTGGAACGCCTGCATGCCCAACTGGTGGTCGTGGGGGAGAACTTCACCTTTGGTGTGAATGGTTCGGGCACGGATGAGACGATGCGTGCTCTAGGTAAGCAGTATGGCGTGGATGTCACCATCGCTCCATTGCTGCACGACGACAACCAGCGCATATGTTCCACACTCGTGCGCAATTTCCTGGACAAGGGTGAGATCGAGAACGCGAACTGTGCACTGGGGCGTCGTTATGCGGTGCGCGGTGAAGTGGTTCGAGGTGCAGGTCGTGGAGGTAAGGAGCTGGGTTATCCCACTGCGAACCTCTATCTTCCGACTTCTGTCGCGCTTCCCGCCGATGGGGTCTATGCCGGATGGTTCACCATCACCGACGACCGCGAGATCGACAAGGAAATTTCCCGCGACATTGACGGCGACATGGTGCCTGGCGTTCGTTATCCCACCGCCATTTCGGTGGGCACCAACCCCACCTTCGGTGATGAGCGGCGCAGCGTCGAGGCATTTGTCATGGACCGGGAAGCTGACCTTTACGGACATCACGTCATGGTGGAATTTGTCGGTCACCTCCGCGATATGGTCAAGTTTAACGGCGTCGACGAGCTCCTCGACGCCATGGCCCGCGACGTCAGCAACGCCCGAGACATCCTTGCCAAGGACCAAGCGCTTATCGACGCCGAAACCCAGCCACACCGCTAA
- the truB gene encoding tRNA pseudouridine(55) synthase TruB, which yields MNAPAPKSGLVIVDKPAGMTSHDVVSKLRRAFSTRKVGHAGTLDPMATGVLVVGIERGTRFLAHMVASTKAYEATIRLGQATTTDDAEGSVLSTAVASGLSVPDVDAEIAKLTGDIMQKPTKVSAIKIDGKRAHERVRDGEDIDIPARPVTVTTFDVLDRRIDGDFLDLNVRVSCSSGTYIRALARDLGAELGVGGHLTALRRTEVGPFTLDDATPLSSLQDDPHLSLSLDESLTRCYPTMDITEEEGIDLSMGKWLEPRGLKGIHAAVTPSGKAVALIEEKGKRLATVFVAHPNTL from the coding sequence ATGAACGCTCCCGCCCCAAAATCTGGACTCGTCATCGTAGACAAGCCCGCCGGCATGACCTCACACGATGTTGTCTCCAAACTTCGTCGTGCATTTTCCACCCGCAAAGTCGGTCATGCTGGCACGCTTGACCCCATGGCAACAGGAGTGCTTGTCGTTGGCATTGAACGCGGCACTCGGTTCCTCGCGCACATGGTCGCCTCCACGAAGGCCTACGAGGCAACGATTCGTTTGGGGCAGGCCACCACCACGGACGATGCTGAAGGTTCAGTGTTGTCCACTGCGGTTGCATCCGGGCTTTCGGTGCCTGACGTGGATGCAGAAATCGCTAAGCTCACCGGCGACATCATGCAAAAACCCACCAAAGTCTCCGCCATCAAAATCGACGGCAAGCGCGCCCACGAACGCGTCCGTGACGGCGAGGACATCGATATCCCAGCCCGCCCGGTCACCGTGACTACCTTTGACGTACTGGACCGCCGCATAGATGGCGATTTCCTCGACCTCAATGTCCGAGTATCCTGCTCTTCCGGCACCTACATCAGAGCACTCGCCCGCGACCTCGGCGCCGAATTAGGAGTCGGCGGACACCTCACAGCGCTTCGCCGCACCGAAGTCGGGCCTTTTACGCTTGACGACGCCACCCCTCTTTCCTCCCTCCAGGACGATCCCCACCTGTCTCTTTCCCTCGACGAGTCCCTCACCCGCTGCTATCCCACGATGGACATTACCGAAGAAGAAGGCATCGACCTCTCCATGGGTAAATGGCTGGAACCCCGTGGTCTCAAAGGCATCCACGCAGCTGTCACCCCCTCTGGAAAAGCAGTCGCACTCATCGAAGAAAAGGGAAAGCGTCTAGCGACCGTGTTCGTCGCGCATCCCAATACGTTGTAG
- a CDS encoding 4'-phosphopantetheinyl transferase family protein — protein sequence MLDESLFPHSAKFSFIKTGDAVNLENFQHLHPLEKALVAHSVDIRKAEFGDARWCAHQALKALGRDNGEPILRGERGMPLWPSSVSGSLTHTDGFRAAVVAPRLLVRSMGLDAEPAEPLPKDVLGSIARVGEIPQLKRLEEQGIHCADRLLFCAKEATYKAWFPLTHRWLGFEQAEIDLRDDGTFVSYLLVRPTPVPFISGKWVMRDGYVIAATAVT from the coding sequence ATGCTGGATGAGTCGCTCTTTCCGCATTCGGCGAAATTCTCCTTCATTAAGACGGGAGATGCCGTCAATCTAGAAAACTTCCAACACCTCCACCCTCTGGAGAAAGCCCTGGTGGCGCACTCTGTCGACATCCGGAAAGCAGAATTTGGTGATGCTCGCTGGTGTGCTCATCAGGCACTTAAGGCATTAGGACGCGACAACGGCGAGCCGATTCTCCGCGGAGAACGCGGCATGCCGCTGTGGCCGTCTTCGGTGTCGGGCTCACTGACCCATACCGACGGATTCCGTGCTGCCGTTGTGGCACCACGATTGCTGGTCCGTTCCATGGGATTGGATGCAGAACCAGCAGAGCCATTGCCTAAAGATGTATTGGGATCGATTGCCAGGGTAGGGGAGATCCCGCAGCTTAAGCGCTTGGAAGAACAAGGTATTCACTGCGCGGATCGTCTCCTGTTTTGCGCGAAGGAAGCAACGTATAAAGCGTGGTTCCCGCTCACTCATCGATGGTTGGGCTTTGAACAAGCTGAAATCGATCTGCGTGATGACGGTACCTTTGTTTCCTACTTGCTTGTTCGTCCAACACCTGTGCCTTTTATTTCCGGCAAGTGGGTCATGCGTGACGGTTATGTCATTGCCGCCACAGCCGTCACTTGA
- a CDS encoding metallophosphoesterase family protein: protein MTTTLWAVSDLHAAVKANADPIQNIQPNDPSDWLIVAGDVAERTELVLEILARLRRRFAKVIWVPGNHELFSRSADRYQGRDKYSELVEGCRKIDVLTPEDPYMTFGGVTIVPLFTLYDYSFRRSGFTVEQAIQAARDRQVMMTDEFSIAPFVDIRAWCWDRLAYSIKRLSKIDGPTILINHWPLVVEPTYQMRWQELALWCGTRHTRGWAERYHAQAVIYGHLHIPGTTKVNGIDHIEVSLGYPREWEQWTTNHVWPYPVMEVDNAG from the coding sequence GTGACCACAACACTGTGGGCGGTCTCTGATCTCCATGCCGCGGTCAAAGCAAACGCAGATCCCATCCAAAATATTCAACCCAACGACCCTTCGGATTGGCTGATTGTCGCAGGTGATGTGGCTGAACGCACCGAATTGGTGTTGGAGATTTTGGCGCGGTTGCGGCGTCGATTTGCCAAAGTCATTTGGGTTCCGGGAAACCATGAACTGTTTTCTCGTTCGGCCGATCGCTACCAGGGCAGGGATAAATACTCAGAGTTGGTGGAGGGATGTCGAAAAATCGATGTCCTCACCCCTGAAGATCCATATATGACCTTCGGCGGAGTGACGATCGTTCCCCTGTTTACCTTGTATGACTACTCATTCCGCAGGTCAGGTTTCACGGTTGAGCAGGCAATTCAGGCGGCGAGGGATCGTCAAGTGATGATGACAGATGAGTTTTCCATCGCTCCTTTTGTGGATATTCGCGCGTGGTGTTGGGACCGACTGGCCTATTCCATTAAGCGCCTAAGCAAAATTGATGGACCCACCATCCTGATCAATCATTGGCCGCTAGTGGTGGAACCCACCTACCAAATGCGCTGGCAGGAACTGGCTTTGTGGTGTGGAACCCGACATACCCGTGGCTGGGCGGAACGCTATCATGCTCAGGCCGTTATCTATGGGCACCTCCACATTCCGGGCACCACTAAAGTCAATGGTATTGACCACATTGAGGTGTCTTTGGGCTATCCCCGCGAGTGGGAACAGTGGACCACCAATCATGTGTGGCCATACCCTGTGATGGAGGTGGACAATGCTGGATGA
- a CDS encoding MATE family efflux transporter — protein MPNQSPRTEVTAKQILGLAFPALGVLAAMPLYLLLDTAVVGRLGGFELAALGAATTIQAQITTQLTFLSYGTTARSSRLFGAGDRKGAIAEGVQATWVALGVGLLIMATMLLGAPTFASWLSGDEAVATHAGQWLRVAAFAVPLVLIIMAGNGWLRGVQNTRLPLYFTLAGVIPGAIMIPIFVSHFGLVGSAWANLLAEGITATLFIGALIKEHQGPWRPQWNIMRNQLVLGRDLILRSLSFQVAFLSAAAVAARFGTASLAAHQVMLQLWNFITLVLDSLAIAAQTLTGAALGAGTAAMARRVGTRVITYSLLFAGGLGALFVVLHAVIPRIFTQDVAVLAHIASPWWIMVAMIVMGGIVFAIDGVLLGASDAVFLRNASIIAVVLGFLPGVWISYALDAGLTGVWWGLFAFIAIRLFAVAWRFQSMKWAH, from the coding sequence ATGCCTAATCAATCCCCACGAACGGAAGTAACCGCCAAGCAGATTCTCGGCTTGGCGTTTCCTGCATTGGGCGTCTTGGCAGCGATGCCGTTGTACTTGTTGCTCGACACCGCAGTGGTTGGTCGTCTAGGTGGATTCGAACTGGCAGCACTGGGAGCTGCAACAACAATCCAAGCTCAGATCACCACGCAGCTTACGTTCCTTTCTTATGGCACGACGGCCCGCTCTTCGCGCCTTTTTGGCGCAGGGGATAGGAAGGGAGCCATAGCTGAAGGTGTCCAAGCAACATGGGTAGCACTAGGCGTTGGTCTCTTGATCATGGCAACCATGTTGCTGGGAGCTCCGACCTTCGCGTCCTGGCTTAGTGGCGATGAAGCAGTAGCTACGCATGCTGGTCAGTGGCTTCGCGTCGCAGCGTTTGCTGTCCCCTTGGTGCTTATCATCATGGCAGGAAACGGCTGGTTACGTGGGGTGCAAAATACTCGTCTACCTCTCTATTTCACGTTGGCAGGTGTTATTCCAGGCGCTATTATGATTCCGATCTTCGTCTCGCATTTTGGTTTGGTTGGCTCCGCATGGGCGAATCTCCTCGCCGAAGGTATTACTGCAACGTTGTTTATCGGAGCGCTGATCAAAGAACATCAAGGACCATGGCGACCCCAGTGGAACATTATGAGAAATCAACTGGTTCTCGGCCGTGATCTCATCTTGCGTTCATTGTCATTCCAAGTAGCTTTCCTGTCGGCTGCAGCTGTTGCAGCACGATTTGGAACGGCATCGCTTGCAGCACACCAAGTGATGTTGCAGCTGTGGAACTTCATCACGCTCGTGTTGGATTCTTTGGCTATCGCAGCCCAAACGCTCACCGGGGCCGCCCTGGGGGCTGGCACGGCTGCAATGGCCAGGCGCGTCGGCACCCGCGTCATTACGTATTCCCTTTTATTTGCCGGTGGTTTGGGAGCCCTGTTTGTTGTACTACATGCCGTTATCCCACGGATTTTTACCCAGGATGTGGCAGTGCTGGCGCACATTGCCTCGCCGTGGTGGATCATGGTTGCAATGATCGTGATGGGCGGCATCGTTTTTGCTATCGACGGCGTGTTGCTGGGAGCTTCTGATGCGGTGTTCCTGCGAAATGCGTCGATAATCGCGGTCGTGCTTGGCTTTCTGCCGGGCGTGTGGATCTCTTATGCCCTGGATGCGGGCCTAACCGGAGTGTGGTGGGGACTGTTTGCATTCATTGCCATTCGACTCTTCGCGGTAGCGTGGCGTTTCCAATCCATGAAATGGGCGCATTAA